The following are encoded together in the Mycteria americana isolate JAX WOST 10 ecotype Jacksonville Zoo and Gardens chromosome 2, USCA_MyAme_1.0, whole genome shotgun sequence genome:
- the ENTPD3 gene encoding ectonucleoside triphosphate diphosphohydrolase 3 isoform X2, translating to MLTRTPSVVAQVFLLLSIVLLIAIAVIQINQQQILSPGLKYGIVLDAGSSRTTVYVYEWPAEKENDTGVVSQTFKCNVKGPGVSSYESNPGALAKPFDDCLNKVKERIPVHLHKSTYVYLGATAGMRLLRLQNETAANEVLASIQNYFRAQPFEFRGAQIITGPEEGVYGWITANYLMGNFLERNLWRTWVRPYRKETMGALDLGGASTQISFIPEDSQENFNSTLQVKLYGYNYNVYTHSFQCYGRDEAEKRLLALLLQKSNTSSNVDNPCYPQNYNTALTMKYFSGSLCTQSLRPANYYPNQLVNFHGTGDPGLCQEMVSLLFNFTACRDREDCPFNGIHQPKVKGNFVLQFMLPKFEEIYARSYCFSANFIYYLLVHGYNFDAETWPQIHFQKEVGNSNIAWSLGYMLSLTNMIPAESKLIQLPLKPSLFAALLVFLTATALLCLLFLIYLCIVSHNRKNISRVEHVFIPE from the exons ATGCTCACCAGAACCCCAAGTGTTGTTGCCCAAGTGTTCCTTCTTCTAAGCATAGTTCTTCTCATTGCTATTGCAGTGATTCAGATAAATCAGCAACAGATCCTCTCCCCAGGTCTTAAG TATGGAATAGTCCTTGATGCTGGATCCTCTCGGACTACAGTCTACGTCTATGAATGgccagcagaaaaagaaaatgacacaGGAGTAGTAAGCCAAACCTTCAAGTGCAATGTGAAAG GCCCTGGTGTATCCAGCTATGAGAGTAACCCTGGAGCTCTTGCCAAACCCTTTGATGACTGTCTGAATAAAGTCAAGGAGAGAATACCAGTTCATCTGCATAAAAGCACTTATGTTTATCTGGGGGCTACAGCTGGCATGAGACTACTGAG GTTGCAAAATGAAACGGCAGCCAATGAAGTCCTTGCAAGCATTCAAAACTACTTCAGAGCACAACCTTTTGAATTTAGGGGTGCGCAGATCATAACTGGGCCAGAGGAAGGGGTGTATGGATGGATAACAGCCAACTATTTAATGGGCAATTTCTTAGAG aGAAACCTTTGGAGGACATGGGTCCGTCCTTACAGAAAAGAGACTATGGGTGCACTGGATCTTGGAGGAGCTTCCACTCAAATTTCATTTATCCCAGAGGACTCTCAGGAGAACTTCAATAGTACCTTGCAAGTGAAGTTATATGGTTACAACTACAATGTCTACACTCACAGCTTCCAGTGCTATGGGAGAGATGAAGCTGAGAAGAGGCTTTTAGCGTTGCTGCTCCAG aaatcAAACACCAGTTCCAATGTGGATAATCCATGTTACCCTCAGAATTATAATACTGCATTAACGATGAAGTACTTCTCCGGCAGCCTTTGTACACAGTCTCTGAGACCAGCAAATTACTACCCAAACCAGCTTGTGAACTTCCATGGAACAGGAGACCCAGGTCTGTGCCAGGAGATGGTTTCTTTATTGTTTAACTTCACTGCTTGCAGAGACAGAGAAGACTGTCCATTTAATGGAATACATCAACCAAAAGTTAAAGGGAATTTTGTG CTCCAGTTTATGCTGCCTAAATTTGAAGAAATATATGCTAGATCCTACTGTTTTTCAGCCAATTTCATTTATTACTTGCTTGTGCATGGTTACAACTTTGATGCAGAAACTTGGCCacagatacattttcaaaaggag gTTGGTAACAGCAATATAGCATGGTCACTCGGTTACATGTTAAGCCTCACGAACATGAttccagcagaaagcaagctgatCCAGTTACCTCTGAAACCTTCTTTGTTTGCTGCACTCCTCGTCTTCCTCACAGCTACAGCATTGTTGTGTCTTCTCTTccttatttatttgtgtattgtATCACACAATCGGAAGAACATCAGTCGTGTTGAACATGTATTTATTCCAGAATAA
- the ENTPD3 gene encoding ectonucleoside triphosphate diphosphohydrolase 3 isoform X1 → MLTRTPSVVAQVFLLLSIVLLIAIAVIQINQQQILSPGLKYGIVLDAGSSRTTVYVYEWPAEKENDTGVVSQTFKCNVKGPGVSSYESNPGALAKPFDDCLNKVKERIPVHLHKSTYVYLGATAGMRLLRLQNETAANEVLASIQNYFRAQPFEFRGAQIITGPEEGVYGWITANYLMGNFLERNLWRTWVRPYRKETMGALDLGGASTQISFIPEDSQENFNSTLQVKLYGYNYNVYTHSFQCYGRDEAEKRLLALLLQKSNTSSNVDNPCYPQNYNTALTMKYFSGSLCTQSLRPANYYPNQLVNFHGTGDPGLCQEMVSLLFNFTACRDREDCPFNGIHQPKVKGNFVAFSGFYYTINALNLSGHFSLADFNSSMWFFCSQSWAQLQFMLPKFEEIYARSYCFSANFIYYLLVHGYNFDAETWPQIHFQKEVGNSNIAWSLGYMLSLTNMIPAESKLIQLPLKPSLFAALLVFLTATALLCLLFLIYLCIVSHNRKNISRVEHVFIPE, encoded by the exons ATGCTCACCAGAACCCCAAGTGTTGTTGCCCAAGTGTTCCTTCTTCTAAGCATAGTTCTTCTCATTGCTATTGCAGTGATTCAGATAAATCAGCAACAGATCCTCTCCCCAGGTCTTAAG TATGGAATAGTCCTTGATGCTGGATCCTCTCGGACTACAGTCTACGTCTATGAATGgccagcagaaaaagaaaatgacacaGGAGTAGTAAGCCAAACCTTCAAGTGCAATGTGAAAG GCCCTGGTGTATCCAGCTATGAGAGTAACCCTGGAGCTCTTGCCAAACCCTTTGATGACTGTCTGAATAAAGTCAAGGAGAGAATACCAGTTCATCTGCATAAAAGCACTTATGTTTATCTGGGGGCTACAGCTGGCATGAGACTACTGAG GTTGCAAAATGAAACGGCAGCCAATGAAGTCCTTGCAAGCATTCAAAACTACTTCAGAGCACAACCTTTTGAATTTAGGGGTGCGCAGATCATAACTGGGCCAGAGGAAGGGGTGTATGGATGGATAACAGCCAACTATTTAATGGGCAATTTCTTAGAG aGAAACCTTTGGAGGACATGGGTCCGTCCTTACAGAAAAGAGACTATGGGTGCACTGGATCTTGGAGGAGCTTCCACTCAAATTTCATTTATCCCAGAGGACTCTCAGGAGAACTTCAATAGTACCTTGCAAGTGAAGTTATATGGTTACAACTACAATGTCTACACTCACAGCTTCCAGTGCTATGGGAGAGATGAAGCTGAGAAGAGGCTTTTAGCGTTGCTGCTCCAG aaatcAAACACCAGTTCCAATGTGGATAATCCATGTTACCCTCAGAATTATAATACTGCATTAACGATGAAGTACTTCTCCGGCAGCCTTTGTACACAGTCTCTGAGACCAGCAAATTACTACCCAAACCAGCTTGTGAACTTCCATGGAACAGGAGACCCAGGTCTGTGCCAGGAGATGGTTTCTTTATTGTTTAACTTCACTGCTTGCAGAGACAGAGAAGACTGTCCATTTAATGGAATACATCAACCAAAAGTTAAAGGGAATTTTGTG GCTTTCTCAGGATTCTACTATACAATTAATGCTTTGAATTTATCTGGGCACTTTTCCCTAGCTGACTTCAATTCAAGTATGTGGTTTTTCTGTTCACAGAGCTGGGCACAG CTCCAGTTTATGCTGCCTAAATTTGAAGAAATATATGCTAGATCCTACTGTTTTTCAGCCAATTTCATTTATTACTTGCTTGTGCATGGTTACAACTTTGATGCAGAAACTTGGCCacagatacattttcaaaaggag gTTGGTAACAGCAATATAGCATGGTCACTCGGTTACATGTTAAGCCTCACGAACATGAttccagcagaaagcaagctgatCCAGTTACCTCTGAAACCTTCTTTGTTTGCTGCACTCCTCGTCTTCCTCACAGCTACAGCATTGTTGTGTCTTCTCTTccttatttatttgtgtattgtATCACACAATCGGAAGAACATCAGTCGTGTTGAACATGTATTTATTCCAGAATAA